The Cytobacillus oceanisediminis genomic interval AGTATTGATCCGGGTCAAGCTGAAGGGATTTTCTGAAAAAGCCGATCGCAAAATGGTTTTCATCCTTATACATCTGAATCCTTCCATTCAAATATTGGTATAATGGGCTGAAGGTTTTTCTATTGACAAGTGTTAAAATCTTTTCCGCTCGATCGATTTCGTTTAAACGTATATATGCCTGAGCTGCATGCAGCTTAAAAAAGTCAGACTCAGGAAAAATGGCAAGCAGCTTTTCGGAACATTGAATAATGAATTCTTTGTGTCTATCCCCGGAAAAAAACTTTAATGTATATATGAGCGTATAAGGTTCATTCATTGAAGAAGATAAAAAGTCTGCCATAGCCGGTTCATTTTTCATTATGTCTTCTTCAACAATTTCCGAAAGGGAGTGAAGTTTCTTATAATACAGGTGCTCATCCATAGGCAGGAATTCAAGCTCCGCCTCTCTCTCTTTTGGCACTGCCGCAATCGACAAAGAATTTGTATTAACAGCAAGCTTTTGGAACTCTTCATAAGGAACATACATTGTATCAAGAAAGTTTGGATCTTGTACCAAATAAAAGCCAAATCGTTCATCAATCCCAATCATAACCTGCACATGTGAAGATGCCTCAAAGTCCACACTAAGGATGACGGGTATCCCCTGCTGCAATAATGCCTTATAACGCTCCTTATCACCTGTAAAGAAACGGCATGCGAAACCTTCTTTTTCAAGGTATTCCGCAGATGCAGACAGCTTTGAACCAGTCACATCAAAAATATGTTCAGCAATATCATCCTGAGTTTCCTTTTTTCCAAAATAAGAAAAGAGCATTTCAAAGCTGGCAGGCACACAGTAATTGCTTTTCTGTACAACTGGATTGATTGAGAGCTTTACTGCATCACCTGTTTCAGAAAACCCCTTATCTCCTGAGAAAGGGCTGTCCTTCATTTTCTTCAGAGAGATAATGTGATGTAATTTTTCAAGTTCATTTTTTTGATAGTAGGAAACAGCTATAAGATGTTCAAAATAGCGCTTATAACTGTGAAAAGGAACAAGTCGATCGAGCTCACTTATTTCTGATAGCATGTCCTCATGCAAGCCGAAATCCCTGTATCTGCGAATAAGCTCCAATCTTAATGCAGGCGCCTGCGGGTGGACTTCCATTCCCTCTTTAATCGTTTGAAGAGACTTTTCCCCTCCTCCATTTGATGCGTATAGATCTGATAACAAAAGATAACAAACAAGTCCCCGGTCTTCATCTCTCAGGCCAGCCGTTAAATGTGATTCTGCCTTTGCACGGTCTCCTGTCTGCAGATAATAAAATCCAAGTTTATCCCAGATTGGCTTTTCGCTGATCTCCTCCATTTCAACGAGCCTCTTCACTGCTTCTTTTGTTCTTTTTAACTCAAGAAGGCTATGTACTTCTGTAAATAATGCACTTATTCTCAGCTCAGTGTCTGCTTCATGCGGCATCTTTTTCAAATATTCCGTTATAATATTATTTGCTTCCAGTGACCTGCCGCTGTCAATTAACTCATCGCAATACCAAATGGCGGTTTGAAGTGTTTTAAAACGCCTGTGTGCATAACGGGCAAGAAACCCGCTATATTGGTACATCAATCCACGGTCAAATAATCGTATGAGCAGCTTAAAATCATCAACTGAAGTTATTTTTGCTAATTTATTCTTAATAATTGAGAACTTTGATTTTTTCATATCTTCCAATTCATTAGCCAGAACTTTCAGCGCCTTTAAAAACTGCCTGTCTTCTGCCAGGCCTCTTAGATTTTTCAAAATTTCCATTCTGCACCTCATTTGGGTATGTTAGAAATATAATACAAACATTTACAGAGATTTACTACAGGAAATGGTTGTATTTTATTCTTCACATAAAAATACCCCGGCATATTATCCGGGGATGAATTATTTCTGTTCAATCCAAATTTCACTTTCAAAACCTTGTGCTTTTATTGCTGCCTTTCCTCCAATCGGAATAGTGGCATAAGGCTGTACATGGCCAAAATTCACATCAGCTATCACAGGAATGCCGTGAAGCTCTTTTTTTGAATCAATAATTTTTCTCAGTGCCTCTTCGGTAACCTGGGAATTCTTCTGAAATCTGCCAATCAGGATTCCTTTGATGCCCTGAGCATCAGGCAGGTGCAGCAGTGATTGAAGATCCCGATCAAAGGTAAGAGCATGTGATTCCTCATCATCTTCAATAAATAAGATTGAATCCTTTAATGATGGCATGAATTCTGTCCCCTGCAGCAAATTAAGTGTGCATAAATTTCCTCCAATTAATCTGCCTTCTGCATCCCCTTCCTGGATTACCGTATACCCATTATGTTTGATGAAATGCCTGTCTTCCTGATCAAGATACCATGGATCATCACTCCAATGTGACGATGCGAGGATTTCATAGGGAGCGTCATTGGTTACTGCATTAATAAAAGAATCAAGAGTGTACTCAAACCCATGTTTCACACCGAAGCTTGAAAAATGCGGGCCTGAATAGGTGATCAATCCTGTTTTTTTATAAATGGCCCCCTGCAGTGCTGTGATATCACTAAATCCGCAAAATATTTTCGGATTGTCTTTTATTATCTCGAAGTCTATGTAATTCAAAAGCTGGTTGGCGTTATAGCCGCCAATCACTGTCAGGATTCCCTTTACATTAGGATCAGTAAAAGCATCATGCAAATCTTCAATTCTCTCTTCAATAGAAGTACTGAAAAACTCATCATGCAGTTCTGCATTTTTACCGTATGTTACTGTGAATCCAAGCTGATTCAGCCGTTCCTGGGCAATTCGCAATTGTTCTCCTTTTATGATGGCCATGCTTCTTGACGGTGCAATGACCCGGATCTCATCACCTGGCTTTAAACGCTCTGCAAGCATTTTGTCCTCTCCTTTGCCGCTTTTTAGTCTTGTTTATTGTTTTACATTTTATCAAATACAGTCTCGTTGAGAAATAACTGTTTTTACATATTGAAAAAAGGCCAGCTTTAAAGCTTGGCCTTCTGCTATTATACTATTGCAGGTTCCCTTCTTGGTGCATTGCTTTTCTTTTCTACGATATCCCTTGCAATCCAAACTCCGCAAGCTCCCGCTTGTGCGAGCCCTCTGGTGATGCCCGCACCGTCCCCGCCGACATAAAGACCGCTGATTTCCGTTTCGAAACGGTCATTCAGTCTTGGGCGCGCAGAGTAAAATTTTGCCTCCACGCCATAGAAAAGTGTATGTTCTGATGCAAGGCCAGGAGATACATGGTTTAAAGCCTCAGTCATTTCAATCAGGCTTTTCATTGTATTATATGGAAGCACAAGGCCTAAGTCGCCAGGTACCGCCTCTTTTAAGGTTGGCTCCAGGAAACCTTCCTTAATCCTCTTCTCAGTTGATCTTCTTCCTTTTAATATATCTCCATACTTTTGAACAATGATTCCGCCGTTTGAAAGGCTGTTGGCAAGCCTCGAAATTTCGTGGGCATACTCATTTGGCTTATCAAACGGTTCTGAGAATGTATGG includes:
- a CDS encoding S66 family peptidase, whose protein sequence is MLAERLKPGDEIRVIAPSRSMAIIKGEQLRIAQERLNQLGFTVTYGKNAELHDEFFSTSIEERIEDLHDAFTDPNVKGILTVIGGYNANQLLNYIDFEIIKDNPKIFCGFSDITALQGAIYKKTGLITYSGPHFSSFGVKHGFEYTLDSFINAVTNDAPYEILASSHWSDDPWYLDQEDRHFIKHNGYTVIQEGDAEGRLIGGNLCTLNLLQGTEFMPSLKDSILFIEDDEESHALTFDRDLQSLLHLPDAQGIKGILIGRFQKNSQVTEEALRKIIDSKKELHGIPVIADVNFGHVQPYATIPIGGKAAIKAQGFESEIWIEQK